A window of the Gemmatimonadaceae bacterium genome harbors these coding sequences:
- a CDS encoding (2Fe-2S)-binding protein: MSQYTLRVNGQSHTVDVTEDTPMLWVLRDSLGLVGTKYGCGIGECGACTIHLDGRPTRACQTPVSDVGRAEITTIEGLDPAGKHPLQQAWCEVDVPQCGYCQAGQIMTAAALLKQKPHPSDADIDAMMTGNLCRCASYTRIRAGIKRAAELATSTAHAQGGRS; encoded by the coding sequence ATGAGTCAATACACGCTCCGCGTCAACGGCCAGTCGCACACCGTCGACGTCACCGAAGACACTCCGATGCTGTGGGTGCTGCGCGACTCGTTAGGATTGGTCGGCACGAAGTACGGGTGCGGGATCGGCGAGTGTGGTGCCTGTACCATCCATCTCGACGGCAGGCCGACGCGCGCGTGCCAGACGCCCGTCTCGGATGTCGGGCGCGCCGAGATCACCACGATCGAGGGACTCGATCCCGCCGGAAAGCATCCGTTGCAGCAGGCGTGGTGTGAAGTCGACGTGCCGCAATGCGGCTACTGCCAGGCGGGGCAGATCATGACCGCGGCGGCGTTGCTCAAGCAAAAGCCACATCCCAGCGACGCCGACATCGATGCGATGATGACCGGGAACCTGTGTCGGTGCGCCTCGTACACGCGCATTCGCGCCGGCATCAAGCGAGCTGCCGAGCTCGCGACGAGCACCGCGCACGCGCAGGGAGGCCGGTCATGA
- a CDS encoding class I SAM-dependent methyltransferase, with protein sequence MTHDTATTIAAWLVGVPLAIAVARQCRRPTWILGRLIARSMNASHVRLTAWGLSHLSIGPEATVLDIGCGGGQTIKTLASMAANGKVFGVDYAPASIATARATNAKQIATGSVDIRPASVSNLPFPADMFDVVTAVETHYYWPDLQHDLEEVRRVLKPGGRLMILAEAYRGKRLDFLFWPVMALLGARYLTRAEHARALEGAGYRDVEVLEERTHGWICALGSKPS encoded by the coding sequence ATGACCCACGACACCGCAACCACGATCGCGGCATGGCTCGTTGGCGTTCCGCTCGCCATCGCCGTTGCGCGCCAATGCCGCCGGCCGACGTGGATTCTCGGCCGATTGATCGCGCGCTCGATGAACGCGAGCCACGTGCGCCTGACGGCCTGGGGTCTCAGCCATCTGTCGATCGGCCCGGAAGCCACCGTCCTCGATATCGGCTGCGGCGGCGGACAGACCATCAAGACGCTCGCGTCGATGGCCGCGAATGGCAAAGTCTTCGGCGTCGACTACGCGCCGGCGAGTATCGCGACGGCGCGCGCGACGAATGCGAAGCAAATCGCCACGGGCAGCGTCGACATTCGGCCGGCCTCCGTGTCCAACCTTCCGTTTCCGGCGGACATGTTCGACGTCGTCACCGCCGTGGAAACGCACTACTACTGGCCGGACCTGCAACACGACCTGGAGGAGGTGCGGCGCGTGCTCAAGCCGGGCGGGCGACTGATGATTCTCGCCGAAGCGTACCGCGGCAAGCGCCTCGACTTCCTATTCTGGCCGGTAATGGCGCTGCTCGGCGCACGCTATCTCACGCGCGCCGAGCATGCTCGAGCGCTCGAGGGCGCCGGGTATCGCGACGTCGAAGTACTCGAGGAGCGCACGCACGGCTGGATCTGCGCGCTGGGAAGCAAGCCGAGTTAG
- a CDS encoding ribonuclease E inhibitor RraB, with protein sequence MGKTDEALKQHLHALEARDQTQRAAISALGVDLQTKRVIDVTFVARDESSAAALATALRRNELLATAAPSSVSARWLVTGSLEASVDWITTRANIATFILFADKYECEYDGWGTALVEAAKRIDQR encoded by the coding sequence GTGGGAAAAACCGACGAAGCGCTCAAACAGCACCTCCATGCCCTCGAAGCCCGCGATCAAACGCAGCGCGCCGCGATCAGCGCCCTCGGCGTGGATCTGCAAACCAAGAGGGTCATCGACGTGACGTTCGTGGCGCGGGACGAGTCGTCAGCCGCCGCGCTCGCGACGGCGCTTCGCCGAAACGAGCTGCTGGCGACCGCGGCTCCGTCCAGCGTGAGCGCGCGGTGGCTCGTGACCGGGTCGCTCGAGGCGTCGGTCGATTGGATCACGACGCGGGCGAACATCGCGACGTTCATCTTGTTCGCGGACAAGTACGAGTGCGAGTACGATGGCTGGGGAACGGCGCTCGTCGAAGCCGCAAAGCGAATCGACCAGCGTTGA
- a CDS encoding ABC transporter permease, with amino-acid sequence MTSTQNGDGRSTPTRLRLYSALLYCYPASYRTTYGDEMRDVFAQRLAADPPRWGLPGYALASTADVLPNAARVHIDLLRADLGYVTRAFRRSPWTLAGVIGVLAIGVGAASAVFNVLYGVAFRPLPYSAADRLAMVWMRPRDVPTAAPRRGVAPQRKSPSLEHGLLVGNAVLGLRRDSHGLFRDLAAIESWQGNLAAQFDLPFADHVERLHGAYVTPNFFALLDVHPYLGNLFADQGNDDDAASIVVSYRAWREYFGADPSIVGRPLTLTVGRSPRATRSYRVAGVLPPDFRFTYPEETQAWLALPWTVMAAANPRSLASEPVYQLVGRLVDGVTIEQADVRLRALDPMGAPSAAAPPTAPVPRQPSFVTLSASPIRDWVLADARPELYLLSAVVCLLLVITSVTAASIIVLRGIARRDELAVRTALGADRGRLARQLVTEGFALCLGAAGIGIVAAAVLLPMLRRILPGGLPRGDEVSPAVGVLLVTGGVAIAMTMIAALVPLRSLTRFDIRALLSAKEHASDGGRWLGWRQRILAVQSAIATALLLAAGLLLVSFWRLGHVPLGFSSDHVVTLETRLLDPKYRDPTRIAAFLTAAVNGVRAVPGIRDVGVTSAVPFRGTDFTSRVGRADGGRELPAALRMVDSAYFDVMNVSLVRGRWFNSADNANGPNVAIISESLARNLFGANDPIGQAIDSEVPKRIVGIVRDVRYAGFDEAARPAVYISVAQHPENLICIVARTALPLDAVAPALRRAIHAADPAVPAMNVTTVDRILDESIADRRFYTFAAIAFSSIALVITLAGLSAIVARTVIDRRRELAIRVAMGAEVAHLRSVVARDGVAPVIVGTACGLALTALVVRQLAGLLFDTRPLDPGVWIAVPVSIVLIGVVAAALAGRGLLRMAPMDILRGD; translated from the coding sequence ATGACTTCGACGCAGAACGGTGACGGGCGCTCGACCCCGACCCGGCTCCGACTCTACTCCGCGCTGCTCTATTGCTATCCCGCATCGTATCGCACGACCTATGGCGACGAGATGCGAGACGTGTTCGCGCAGCGCCTCGCGGCGGATCCCCCCCGCTGGGGATTGCCGGGTTACGCGCTCGCCTCGACGGCCGATGTGCTGCCCAACGCCGCTCGCGTACACATCGATCTGCTCCGAGCGGATCTCGGCTACGTCACGCGAGCATTCCGGCGTTCGCCCTGGACGTTGGCCGGTGTCATCGGCGTTTTGGCCATCGGCGTCGGGGCTGCCTCGGCGGTGTTCAATGTGCTCTACGGTGTCGCATTTCGGCCGCTGCCCTATTCCGCCGCGGATCGACTTGCCATGGTCTGGATGCGTCCACGCGATGTACCGACGGCTGCGCCGCGGCGCGGAGTCGCTCCACAACGAAAATCTCCGAGCCTCGAGCACGGGCTCCTCGTCGGGAACGCGGTGCTCGGTCTACGCCGCGACAGCCATGGTCTCTTCCGCGACCTTGCCGCGATCGAGTCGTGGCAGGGCAACCTCGCCGCACAGTTTGATTTGCCCTTCGCCGATCACGTCGAGCGCCTTCATGGTGCGTACGTCACCCCGAACTTTTTCGCGCTGCTCGACGTTCACCCGTATCTCGGGAACCTGTTCGCCGATCAGGGCAACGACGACGATGCGGCATCGATCGTTGTCAGCTATCGGGCATGGCGAGAGTACTTCGGCGCGGATCCGAGCATCGTTGGCCGGCCGCTGACGCTCACGGTCGGACGCTCCCCTCGCGCCACACGATCGTATCGCGTCGCCGGCGTGCTGCCTCCCGACTTTCGCTTCACGTATCCCGAGGAGACGCAAGCGTGGCTCGCGTTGCCGTGGACGGTGATGGCCGCGGCCAACCCGCGGTCGCTCGCGTCGGAACCGGTGTATCAACTCGTCGGCCGGCTCGTCGACGGCGTGACGATCGAGCAAGCCGACGTGCGCCTCCGCGCGCTCGATCCCATGGGTGCGCCTTCGGCTGCCGCGCCGCCGACCGCGCCGGTCCCTCGACAGCCATCGTTCGTCACTCTCTCGGCGAGCCCTATCCGGGATTGGGTGCTCGCTGACGCACGTCCCGAGCTCTACTTGCTCTCGGCGGTCGTATGTCTCTTGCTCGTCATCACCTCGGTGACCGCGGCGAGTATCATCGTCCTTCGCGGCATCGCACGGCGCGACGAGCTCGCCGTGCGCACCGCGCTCGGTGCCGATCGCGGCCGCCTTGCACGCCAGCTCGTCACGGAGGGCTTCGCGCTCTGTCTTGGCGCGGCCGGCATCGGGATCGTCGCCGCCGCGGTGCTCCTGCCGATGTTGCGACGCATACTTCCCGGCGGATTGCCACGCGGCGACGAGGTCTCACCCGCAGTCGGCGTGTTGCTCGTCACCGGCGGCGTCGCGATCGCGATGACGATGATCGCCGCGCTCGTGCCGCTGCGTTCCTTGACGCGGTTCGACATCCGTGCGTTGCTTTCCGCGAAGGAACACGCGAGCGATGGCGGCCGATGGCTCGGATGGCGACAGCGCATCCTTGCCGTACAAAGCGCGATTGCCACGGCGCTGCTGCTGGCTGCGGGTCTGCTTCTCGTCAGCTTCTGGCGCCTTGGCCACGTTCCGCTCGGCTTTTCATCGGATCACGTGGTGACGCTCGAAACGCGGCTGCTCGATCCAAAGTACCGCGATCCGACACGCATCGCGGCGTTTCTCACGGCGGCGGTAAACGGCGTGCGCGCCGTCCCCGGCATTCGTGACGTTGGCGTGACGTCGGCCGTTCCATTTCGCGGCACCGACTTCACGTCGAGAGTTGGACGCGCGGATGGCGGCAGAGAGCTGCCAGCGGCCCTCCGCATGGTCGATTCCGCCTACTTCGACGTCATGAACGTGTCACTTGTGCGGGGGCGCTGGTTCAACAGCGCCGACAACGCGAACGGCCCAAACGTCGCGATCATTTCCGAGTCGCTGGCGCGGAACCTCTTCGGCGCGAACGACCCGATCGGTCAAGCGATCGATTCCGAAGTGCCGAAACGAATCGTCGGCATCGTGCGTGACGTGCGGTACGCCGGATTCGATGAAGCGGCGCGACCGGCGGTGTACATCTCCGTGGCGCAGCATCCCGAAAACCTCATTTGCATTGTCGCGCGCACTGCGCTTCCGTTGGACGCTGTCGCGCCGGCCTTACGTCGCGCGATCCACGCCGCGGATCCCGCCGTGCCGGCGATGAACGTCACGACGGTCGATCGGATTCTCGACGAATCGATTGCCGATCGGCGCTTCTACACGTTCGCGGCGATCGCGTTTTCGAGCATCGCGCTCGTCATCACGCTCGCCGGTCTTTCGGCGATCGTTGCCCGGACGGTCATCGATCGGCGCCGCGAGTTGGCGATTCGTGTGGCCATGGGAGCCGAGGTGGCGCACTTGCGATCGGTGGTCGCGCGCGACGGTGTGGCTCCGGTGATCGTCGGTACCGCGTGTGGTCTCGCGCTCACGGCGCTCGTCGTTCGACAACTCGCTGGTCTGTTATTCGACACGCGGCCGCTCGATCCGGGCGTGTGGATCGCCGTGCCGGTGTCGATCGTTTTGATTGGCGTTGTCGCTGCCGCGCTCGCCGGACGAGGTTTGCTGCGCATGGCGCCCATGGACATTCTTCGCGGTGACTGA
- a CDS encoding AraC family transcriptional regulator, with product MPGSSSRRDVDRADVAAFDVAGERVEVLRTLYRVMTFPRHSHDTYTLGVGLRGVGSIWCRGVSHVRRRGDIVVIPPGEVHTGGIGPHSDVLSYFAAHVPVSLFEQCAESEGVAPGRLEFLVPVLQDTLVERALLTLERRLLPPLGTTREQRPSSAVLAGITSQEALTLAIAAVVRHHGGRRSSAAMHDDPMAVRTAKQVMQSCFADSSKTSLDALAAQAGITSFHLIRTFTRSTGVSPHQYLLQVRVERARVLLASGEAPSVVAALTGFVDQSHLTGHFKRYVGTTPGNYQRGMRA from the coding sequence ATGCCGGGCTCATCCAGCCGTCGGGATGTCGATCGAGCCGATGTCGCAGCGTTCGACGTCGCCGGCGAGCGCGTCGAAGTGCTCCGCACGCTGTACCGCGTAATGACCTTCCCTCGGCATTCGCACGACACGTACACGTTGGGGGTTGGGCTGCGCGGTGTCGGGTCGATCTGGTGTCGCGGCGTGAGCCACGTGCGCCGGCGCGGCGACATCGTCGTCATTCCGCCCGGCGAGGTCCACACCGGCGGCATTGGGCCACACTCGGACGTGCTCTCGTATTTCGCGGCGCACGTGCCGGTGTCGCTGTTCGAGCAATGCGCGGAGAGCGAGGGAGTCGCTCCCGGACGGCTGGAGTTTCTAGTTCCAGTATTACAGGACACTCTCGTCGAGCGAGCGCTCCTCACGCTCGAGCGGCGATTGCTGCCTCCGCTCGGAACGACTCGGGAGCAGCGACCATCGAGCGCGGTGCTTGCCGGCATCACCTCCCAGGAAGCACTGACACTTGCCATCGCGGCCGTCGTGCGTCATCACGGCGGACGGAGATCGAGCGCGGCGATGCATGACGATCCGATGGCCGTGCGCACCGCCAAGCAGGTCATGCAGTCCTGCTTCGCCGATTCGAGCAAGACCTCGCTGGACGCGCTGGCGGCGCAGGCAGGCATCACATCGTTTCACCTGATTCGCACTTTCACGCGATCGACGGGCGTCTCGCCGCACCAGTACCTGCTTCAGGTTCGTGTCGAACGCGCGCGGGTGCTGCTCGCGTCAGGTGAAGCGCCGTCCGTCGTGGCGGCGCTGACCGGGTTCGTGGATCAAAGCCATCTCACCGGGCATTTCAAGCGGTATGTAGGCACGACGCCCGGGAACTACCAACGTGGAATGCGGGCTTGA
- a CDS encoding ABC transporter permease, translating into MGIERMWYVIRLRLRDVFHRRRAERDLDDEMRYHIERETAIRITRGEPSRAARAAAVRDFGGLEYHKDYARDTRGTEFIDSLTRDVRYAVRSLLRAPAFTIVVVATLALGIGANSAVFSIVDAVLLHPLPVDHPAQLVSIAEAITDQVTRAPLSYPNYRALAERARSFTGIAAFATQDAVVATTAGASEQMQTAAASGNYFSVLGLHAQVGRLIAPSDDDVPGAHPVVVLSDALWTRAFDRNRSVVGSTIKIGNNPFTIIGVAPRGFRGTLLNEAPQLWVPATMLADLGLGGFLSADHRARLFTLPNFHYWRLVGRLRDEHASGAAAAELNAVFAQQKALTPRKSAMSMGYAGREVRDPVRLTPVNDAAAFNDRATLVRFMWILSIVVVLTLLIACFNVANLFLVRGGERSLELSVRASLGASRGRIAQQLAVESLLLGIAGALGGVIVSRAGVHLLATFTLPGGVRLADIPFALNARVLGGTIALGAVTALIFGLGPALQTSRASLIATLRKTQASSGLDTRALLLAGEVALSIVLLVGAGLFVRTMQAGLRSDLGFDPAPLAAARINPALGGYKGVELANYYRDATARAAAIHGVTGVALGTQVPLAKVDVLPFVAGEKAAAQAPGTEDQVNAGWVYISPNYFDVLHVPIVDGRAFIASDTARALSTAIINQAAAKAFFPDGHPVGRQIVHAGMMRFTVVGVVRDTKYASVQDRQVPMVFTPMIPDFSDDVQFIVRSTNPAAALADLRRVLAEVAPHPPIRQARLVADQVNAALQPQRFGATLLGAYSLLGLLIAAVGVYGLVAYIVARQRREIGIRIALGAGGGQVVQLVTSRIVTAVAGGVIVGLIGAALATRALSGFLYGVTPTDGPAFAAAALVMLLAALGACVLPARRALRTDPVLAMRLE; encoded by the coding sequence ATGGGCATCGAGCGAATGTGGTACGTCATCCGTCTCCGCCTCCGTGACGTGTTCCACCGCCGGCGCGCGGAGCGCGACCTGGACGACGAGATGCGCTATCACATCGAGCGCGAGACGGCCATTCGCATCACGCGCGGCGAACCATCGCGGGCGGCGCGCGCGGCGGCGGTGCGCGATTTCGGCGGCCTCGAATATCACAAGGATTATGCGCGCGATACGCGCGGAACAGAGTTCATCGACTCGCTGACACGTGACGTGCGCTACGCCGTGCGGAGCCTGTTGCGCGCGCCGGCATTCACGATCGTCGTCGTCGCGACGCTCGCACTCGGCATTGGCGCGAACAGCGCCGTGTTCTCGATCGTCGACGCCGTCCTGCTGCACCCGCTGCCCGTCGACCATCCGGCGCAACTGGTTTCGATCGCGGAAGCGATCACCGATCAGGTCACGCGGGCACCGCTGTCGTATCCGAACTATCGCGCGTTGGCGGAGCGCGCTCGTTCGTTCACGGGAATCGCGGCGTTCGCCACGCAGGATGCCGTCGTCGCCACGACGGCGGGCGCATCCGAGCAGATGCAGACCGCGGCCGCCTCGGGAAACTACTTCTCGGTGCTGGGACTCCACGCGCAGGTGGGCCGTCTGATCGCTCCGAGCGACGATGATGTCCCCGGCGCGCATCCGGTCGTCGTGCTGAGCGACGCGTTGTGGACGCGCGCCTTCGATCGCAATCGGAGCGTCGTCGGATCCACCATCAAGATCGGCAACAACCCGTTCACGATCATCGGAGTCGCGCCGCGTGGATTTCGCGGCACGTTGCTGAACGAGGCGCCGCAGCTCTGGGTACCCGCGACCATGCTCGCCGATCTCGGATTGGGTGGATTTCTTTCCGCGGATCATCGCGCCCGGCTGTTTACGCTGCCCAACTTCCATTATTGGCGACTCGTCGGTCGTCTGCGCGATGAACACGCGTCCGGGGCGGCGGCCGCCGAGCTGAACGCGGTCTTCGCGCAGCAAAAGGCGCTCACGCCCAGGAAGTCCGCGATGTCGATGGGCTATGCGGGACGCGAAGTGCGCGATCCCGTGCGCTTGACGCCGGTGAACGACGCCGCGGCATTCAACGATCGAGCGACACTCGTTCGATTCATGTGGATTCTGAGCATCGTCGTCGTGCTCACGCTGCTGATCGCGTGCTTCAACGTCGCGAACTTGTTTCTCGTGCGGGGCGGCGAACGCAGCCTGGAGCTGAGTGTGCGAGCATCGCTCGGCGCGTCGCGGGGACGTATCGCGCAGCAGCTTGCCGTCGAAAGCCTGCTCCTGGGCATTGCGGGCGCGCTCGGCGGAGTGATCGTGAGCCGAGCGGGCGTGCACCTCCTGGCGACGTTCACGTTGCCCGGCGGCGTTCGATTGGCCGACATCCCGTTCGCATTGAACGCGCGAGTGCTCGGCGGCACGATCGCGCTGGGCGCGGTCACCGCGCTGATCTTTGGATTGGGGCCCGCGCTCCAGACCTCGCGCGCGAGCTTGATCGCCACGCTGCGCAAAACACAGGCGAGCTCCGGACTCGATACGCGCGCGCTGCTCCTCGCCGGCGAGGTCGCGCTCTCGATCGTGCTCCTCGTGGGTGCCGGTCTCTTCGTGCGAACGATGCAGGCCGGCCTGCGGAGCGATCTCGGCTTCGATCCCGCCCCGCTCGCCGCGGCGCGCATCAATCCCGCGTTGGGCGGATACAAAGGAGTAGAATTAGCGAACTATTATCGCGACGCGACGGCGCGGGCGGCCGCCATTCATGGAGTGACGGGGGTCGCGCTGGGCACCCAGGTGCCGTTGGCGAAGGTCGACGTGCTGCCCTTCGTCGCCGGCGAGAAAGCCGCCGCTCAAGCTCCGGGGACCGAGGATCAGGTGAACGCGGGCTGGGTCTACATCAGCCCGAACTACTTCGACGTGCTGCATGTGCCGATCGTCGACGGCCGGGCATTCATCGCGAGCGATACGGCGCGGGCATTGAGCACGGCCATCATCAATCAAGCGGCGGCAAAGGCGTTCTTCCCCGACGGGCATCCGGTGGGGCGCCAGATCGTTCATGCGGGGATGATGCGCTTCACCGTCGTCGGCGTGGTGCGCGATACGAAGTACGCGTCGGTCCAGGACCGGCAGGTCCCGATGGTATTCACGCCCATGATACCCGATTTCAGCGACGACGTGCAGTTCATCGTCCGGAGCACGAACCCCGCGGCCGCGTTGGCGGACTTGCGGCGCGTGCTGGCGGAAGTCGCGCCCCACCCGCCGATTCGCCAGGCCCGGCTCGTGGCCGACCAGGTCAACGCGGCGCTTCAACCACAGCGTTTCGGCGCAACGTTGCTCGGCGCCTATTCGCTCCTGGGTCTGCTGATCGCGGCTGTGGGTGTATACGGATTGGTGGCGTACATCGTGGCGCGGCAGCGGCGCGAGATCGGCATTCGAATCGCACTTGGGGCGGGAGGCGGCCAGGTCGTGCAACTCGTGACGTCGCGAATTGTCACGGCGGTCGCAGGGGGCGTCATCGTTGGACTGATTGGCGCGGCCCTGGCGACTCGAGCGCTCTCGGGATTTCTCTACGGCGTAACGCCGACCGATGGGCCGGCGTTTGCCGCCGCGGCGCTGGTGATGCTGCTCGCGGCGCTGGGCGCATGCGTCCTTCCGGCGCGGCGTGCGCTGCGCACGGATCCGGTGTTGGCGATGCGTCTCGAGTAA
- a CDS encoding PadR family transcriptional regulator, whose product MSKPTDLVQGTLDILVLKMLALEPMNGWAISERLRQVSAEALVVSHGSLYPALHKLEHIGLVTAEWRTTDNNRRAKFYTLTRPGRQFLKAQTTDWVRLSSAITAVLHLQEV is encoded by the coding sequence ATGAGCAAACCGACTGATCTCGTTCAGGGCACACTGGACATCCTCGTCCTGAAGATGCTCGCGCTCGAGCCGATGAACGGCTGGGCGATCAGCGAACGCCTTCGCCAGGTCTCCGCCGAGGCGCTCGTTGTGAGCCACGGCTCACTGTACCCGGCGCTTCACAAGCTGGAGCACATCGGATTGGTGACCGCCGAATGGCGCACCACCGACAACAATCGGCGCGCCAAGTTTTACACGTTGACGCGGCCGGGACGCCAGTTCCTCAAGGCGCAAACCACCGATTGGGTGCGTCTCTCGAGCGCGATCACGGCCGTGCTTCACCTGCAGGAGGTGTAG
- a CDS encoding ADOP family duplicated permease encodes MLRRAIARLRKRGAPSDDEIARELRDHLELDAESFVSSGAAPDARFLAQRRFGNMTNVSEAVRDVWRWTWLEQLAQDLRHGVRAIAHSPLYAAAVVITLAMGIGAASSVYSLSRAIHNPFPRLPSDRLLSITHSTASCPTECTEVSPAALAALRTRAPSIIAIGAANSRLALRTANGSEPLSGYAVSPNTFEAIDAPFAAGRGFSKDAGQPDAPKFVVLSYDFWQRRFGGSRGVIDSTITLGERPFTVTGVLAKDVVFPTAADAYTPFVLGAGDRSNYGARQYAVFARIAPGATFATAVAEVNTVGQQLARESPRTDSGWVLRARPIATYHTDDVSILVQISGIAALLVFLAACMSAANLALSRLATRRHELALRTALGVRRWRLARHLLTESLLLSLVAGAAGAALAGWGVHAIRDAIPANFAQFIPGWARLGLDGHTLAFAFAAAVLSMMAFAALPVRRATRVDLARVLSEGGRASTGGVRNTRVRATLIVLEVSIALVLLTAATLLTRSVRNMVRGDAGVRLDHALVMHLTLPPQMSDSAQIDFYRRLDANFRREPGVRAGGITTTTPLSNNFYGVGFRVPGRPPEPNGRGLSANDQHVTPGYATAAGMRIEEGRMIGAQDEASPAAQRVVVVNRFMANALWPHASAIGRVVIIDKIPWTVVGVAANVYHGGLDEPLRNTVYRSIYQSPSSYAAAAVWTDGDPSAMRDAVRSVVARTDRSVAVGDIMTMVEMQARHVSAFSMMAGMLAVLAIVTMTIAAVGLYGLIAYGVAQRTREIGVRIALGARPFDILSQIGAGAVKLTMVGIVFGVIGGALFARLLTVMLYRVTAGDPATFVGVSLALLAIALTAALIPSWRAARVDPTIALRD; translated from the coding sequence ATGCTGCGTCGCGCCATCGCGCGCCTTCGCAAACGCGGCGCACCGAGCGACGACGAGATCGCGCGCGAGCTGCGCGACCATCTCGAGCTCGACGCGGAGTCGTTCGTGTCATCCGGTGCTGCTCCCGATGCACGTTTTCTCGCCCAACGGAGATTCGGCAACATGACCAATGTGAGCGAGGCAGTGCGCGACGTATGGCGATGGACGTGGCTGGAGCAGCTCGCGCAGGATCTCCGCCACGGCGTCCGTGCGATTGCCCACAGTCCGCTGTACGCGGCGGCCGTGGTGATCACGCTCGCCATGGGTATCGGCGCGGCGTCGTCGGTGTACAGTCTTTCGCGCGCGATCCACAATCCGTTTCCGCGGTTGCCGTCGGATCGCTTGCTCTCGATTACGCATAGCACGGCGTCGTGCCCCACCGAGTGCACGGAAGTGTCGCCGGCGGCGCTTGCCGCGCTTCGGACTCGCGCGCCGTCGATCATCGCGATCGGCGCGGCCAATTCGCGCCTCGCGCTCCGCACGGCGAATGGCAGCGAGCCCTTGTCGGGATACGCCGTCTCTCCCAACACGTTCGAGGCGATCGACGCCCCGTTCGCCGCGGGGCGCGGATTCTCCAAGGACGCCGGGCAGCCGGACGCGCCGAAGTTTGTCGTCCTCTCGTATGACTTCTGGCAACGGCGCTTTGGCGGCAGCCGCGGCGTCATCGATTCGACGATCACGCTGGGAGAGCGGCCGTTCACGGTGACGGGCGTCCTCGCCAAGGACGTCGTCTTCCCGACGGCGGCCGATGCGTATACGCCGTTTGTACTCGGCGCGGGCGACCGCTCGAATTACGGCGCGCGGCAGTATGCCGTGTTCGCGCGCATCGCACCGGGCGCGACGTTCGCCACGGCGGTCGCCGAAGTGAACACGGTCGGCCAGCAGCTGGCGCGCGAATCGCCAAGGACGGACAGCGGCTGGGTGCTGCGCGCGCGTCCGATCGCCACCTATCATACCGACGACGTCTCGATTCTCGTGCAGATCTCCGGCATCGCCGCGCTGCTCGTGTTTCTCGCGGCGTGCATGAGCGCGGCGAACCTCGCGCTCTCGCGTCTCGCGACGCGCCGCCACGAGTTGGCGCTGCGGACCGCGCTCGGCGTGCGCCGCTGGCGTCTCGCGCGCCATCTCTTGACGGAATCGCTGTTGCTGTCGCTCGTCGCCGGCGCGGCGGGCGCTGCGCTCGCCGGCTGGGGCGTCCACGCGATACGGGACGCGATCCCCGCGAATTTCGCGCAGTTCATTCCTGGCTGGGCGCGCCTGGGTCTCGACGGACACACGTTGGCATTCGCGTTCGCGGCCGCCGTGCTGTCGATGATGGCGTTCGCCGCGCTGCCGGTGCGGCGCGCGACGCGGGTGGACCTGGCTCGCGTCCTGTCCGAGGGCGGACGCGCGAGCACCGGCGGCGTGCGCAACACGCGCGTCCGCGCGACGCTCATCGTGCTCGAGGTGAGCATCGCGCTCGTGCTGCTCACCGCCGCGACGCTGCTGACACGGAGTGTGCGCAATATGGTTCGCGGCGATGCGGGCGTGCGGCTCGACCACGCATTGGTGATGCATCTGACGCTGCCGCCGCAGATGTCCGATTCCGCTCAGATCGATTTCTATCGCCGGCTCGACGCGAATTTTCGACGAGAGCCCGGTGTTCGCGCCGGAGGCATCACGACGACGACGCCATTGAGCAACAACTTCTATGGCGTGGGCTTCCGCGTTCCCGGGCGGCCGCCGGAGCCGAACGGGCGCGGATTGTCCGCGAATGATCAACATGTCACGCCTGGCTACGCGACCGCGGCGGGCATGCGCATCGAAGAAGGGCGAATGATCGGCGCGCAAGACGAAGCGTCGCCCGCGGCGCAGCGCGTGGTCGTCGTCAACCGCTTCATGGCCAACGCCCTATGGCCGCACGCCAGCGCCATCGGTCGCGTCGTCATCATCGACAAGATTCCGTGGACGGTCGTGGGGGTCGCCGCGAACGTGTATCACGGCGGGCTCGACGAGCCGCTGCGCAATACCGTCTATCGGTCGATCTATCAGTCGCCAAGCTCGTACGCGGCGGCCGCGGTGTGGACGGACGGCGATCCGTCAGCGATGCGCGACGCCGTGCGAAGCGTCGTCGCGCGCACCGATCGGAGCGTCGCCGTCGGCGACATCATGACGATGGTCGAGATGCAGGCGCGTCACGTGTCGGCGTTCTCGATGATGGCCGGCATGCTCGCCGTCCTGGCGATCGTGACGATGACGATCGCCGCCGTCGGCTTGTACGGTCTCATCGCCTATGGCGTGGCGCAGCGGACGCGGGAGATCGGCGTGCGCATCGCGCTGGGCGCGCGTCCGTTCGACATTCTTTCGCAGATCGGCGCCGGCGCGGTGAAGCTCACGATGGTCGGCATCGTGTTCGGCGTGATCGGCGGCGCGCTCTTCGCGCGATTACTCACGGTGATGTTGTATCGCGTGACCGCGGGCGATCCAGCGACGTTCGTCGGCGTTTCGCTCGCGTTGCTGGCGATCGCGTTGACGGCGGCGTTGATCCCGTCGTGGCGTGCCGCGCGAGTCGATCCGACCATCGCGCTGCGCGACTAG